A segment of the Cellvibrio sp. KY-YJ-3 genome:
GTAGTGACCTATCAATTACAGCGCGCCGTTTCCAGCCAGCAACAGGGCAGCTTCCGCCGCACCCGTATTGAACCCATTGCACAGCGCCTGTTTGCCGCACTGCAAAAGGTGTACGCCAACAAACAAATGAAACAGACATTGGACCTTTCGCCTAACGCGGTCGTCGCGGGGGATGAACAGGATGTGATGGAACTGCTCGGCAACCTGCTGGAGAACGCCTTTAAGTATGGCTACAAAGAAGTGCGCATGAGCTCAAGCCTAAGCGCCAATAAACTCTGTATCGATATAGAAGATGACGGTCCCGGCGTCCCCGAAGACCAGACCGAACGGATTCTGGAGCGCGGCCAGCGACTGGACACCAACCAACCCGGCCAAGGGATTGGCCTGGCTGTGGCCGCCGAGATCATCCGCAGCTATGACGGCGACATACACATCAGCCGCTCCGACTTGGGCGGCGCACGCTTTAGCATTCTGCTGCCACTCCCCACCGCTTCCGACTGACAGGCTGTAAGCCAAAGCGCACACAACTCCCCCTCCAAACCTCACAACATACGCAGCTTTTCGCGACTGGTACGAGGGTCAACAACCGCCGATACTGGCACCATCACCAAGAATTGTGCACACAGCGACGTGAACACCACAACATCTACCATGGACGGCGCCCCACTCATTTGTCAAAAAAGAAAGACTTCGAGGAGAGAAGAGCCATGACCGCCAGGACTTGCATTGCCGTAGATTCAACCTGCGATTTGCCCGCTAAATTTATTCAACAGCACAACATAGAAGTGCTGCCTATTTATATCAATCACGCCAAAGGTCAGGAGCTGGATTACCGCGACCCACAAACCATGCTCAATTTTTACAAAAACCACAGCCGCGACGTGTATGGTTTGGCGCAATCAGACCCACTCTCGGTTAACGATATGACCGATATTCTCAAACAGCGCCTGCTCCCCAAATACGACCTGGTGCAAGTTGTCACCATCAACAGCAAAAAAAGTGATGTCTTCAAACGCGTGTCAGAAGCGGCATTGGTCAATGAACCCAAATTCCGCGAGCTGGAGCGCAACGAAGGCCGCGCCCCCTTTCGCATCCGCCTCTACGATTCCATGTCCATGTTCACCGGCCATGCACTGCTAGTTTACGAATTGGTAAAACGCATTCAGGTAGATAAGTTGCCGCTCAATAAATCGATCCGTGAAATCGACAATATGCGTGATCAGGTTTACGGCTATTTAATTCCTAACGACCTGTCATACATGCGTGAACGCCGCCATCTGCGCAAAGGTGACAACAATATATCCTGGGTCAACTTCAAGTTAGCGAGCGCGCTGAACCTGCGTCCGATTGTGCAGTTACACCGCGGCAATACCGACAAAATCGATACCGGTAAAGGATTTCTGGGAGCATTGGAAAAGCTGCTGGTACACGTGAAAAAGCAAATCCAGCAGGGCCTGACCAGCGACGTCATCGCCATGAGCTACGGCGGTTTATTGGAAGAGATTAAGGATGAACCGGTACTCGTGGAGTTCCGCGAGTTTTGTAAACAATCCAACATCAAAACCATGCTATCAATGATGAGCATGACCGGCGCTGTCAATGTAGGCCCCAAATCCTTCGCCCTGTCCTTTGCGACCGATAAAGATCTGGTTTAACTATCGCCTTAAACAACAAACCCCGGATTCACCGGGGTTTGTAGCAATACCAAAAAATCACCTTTAGCTTTGTAAGCCAAACATGGCGGCAATATAAGTGACGTAACCAGCGAGCAAAATAGCTCCTTTAAGACGTGACAAGCGCAATCCAAAAAACAGGAACAACAACAGGATCACAGCGGCCGCCAACATAACGAACTGATCGATGTTGAGCAGACGCCCCTCAAGGGGCAAAGGCGAAATAATCGATGACACACCCAAAATACAAAGGATGTTAAAGATATTACTGCCAATAATATTACCCACGGCAACATCTGCATGCTTGCGAATAGCCGCAATAATTGACACAGCTAATTCAGGCAGCGAAGTTCCCACTGCAACCACTGTCAAACCAATAATTGCCTCTGGCACCCCCAACTCCTGCCCCAAACCAACCGCACCAAGCAAGAATCGATTCGCGCCCACAATCAGCATCGCCAGACCACCAATGGTCGCCAGTAGTGTCATGGGTATAGTCATAGGGACAACTTCAATTTCTTCAGACTCAGCTTGATGGAGCTGGGCCTCAGGACTGGAAGTATCCTCACGTTCAGTACGATATGCCCAAACCAGATAGGCCGTAAGGAACCCAAGCATTAAAATCCCCTCCAGACGCCCCAAACCGCCAAAGCTCGCAAGCCCCATGAACAACAGCGTTGCAAACAGCATGGTGAGGCCATCGCGACGCAAGGACTTGATATGGGTTACCAAGGGCATGATTACCGCACTAATACCCAAGATCAGCAGGATGTTTGCAATATTACTTCCCACCACATTGCCCAATGCAATTGCGGGCGAGCCGCTGATTGCCGCCTGCACCGACACCACCAATTCAGGTGCCGATGTTCCAAAACCGACGATCACCAAACCCGCCAACAACGGCGACACACCAAGCCGTCGGGCTGCAGCCAAAGCACCGCGCACCAGCGCCTCACCACCAACCGTTAGCAATACCAAGCCAACAAATAACCAGAACAAATGAATCATGGATAAGCCTCCAGAGTTTAAATTTGGTCGCAACTATAACGGTAAATTTACGCTTTGCCTAAACCCTAATGATTCGTCAGCCACAAAAAAGCCCGCGCGATGCGCAGGCTTTTTGTTCAACGGGCAGCTTGTGGTAGCAGCGATTAACTATCGTACCCATTCGGGTTTTTAGATTGCCAGCGCCAGGCATCCTGCATCATGCGCTCCAGGCCAAACTCAGCCGTCCACCCTAACTCGCTTTTAGCTTTGACTGGATCAGCATAACAACTGGCGATATCACCAGCGCGACGCGGCACAATTTTGTATGGGACAGGGCGGCCACTGGCAACTTCAAACGCCTTCACCATTTCCAGCACAGAATAACCGCGGCCCGTACCCAGATTATAGGCGCGGCAGCCGACGCCAGATTTATCCAAACCCTGCAAGGCAGCGACATGTCCTTTAGCCAAATCCACCACATGGATATAGTCGCGCACACCGGTTCCATCAACCGTGCTGTAGTCATCGCCAAACACACTTAATTCCTTGAGTTTGCCAATTGCTACCTGTGCCACAAAGGGCAGCAAATTATTAGGAATACCGGCTGGATCTTCGCCAATCATGCCGCTTTCATGAGCACCGACCGGATTAAAATAGCGCAGCAGTGAAATGTTCCACTGACTCTTGGGAGCCTTGGCGATGTCTTGCATCATCTCCTCAACCATTAATTTACTGCGGCCATAAGGATTAGTGGCAGAGGTCGCGAAGGATTCATCAATCGGCACTGAAACCGGGTCGCCATACACCGTAGCGGATGAGCTGAAAATCAGTTTCCAGACCTTAAACTCTTCCATCACCTCCGTCAGCGACAGGCTACCCGCCACGTTGTAACGGTAGTACTTCATGGGAATTTGGTTGGATTCACCAACCGCTTTCAAACCGGCAAAGTGCATCACTGCCGCAAAGCTGTGCGCAGCAAACACCTTGCGCATAGCCTCTTTGTCATTGATATCCACTTCATAAAACACCGGCTCAACACCGGCGATAGTTGCCACGCGCTTGAGCGCTTCAAATTTACTGTTGCAGAGGTTATCCACCACCACCGGTAAATAGCCATGATTGATAAGCTCCACGCAGACGTGGCTGCCAATAAACCCGGCACCGCCGGTTACAAGAATAGGTGTGCGAGACATGTAAGATTCCTTATAAATAAAAGCCGCAGGCGTGCATTGAAACAGACTTACCAACACAACATAAGGGCTACGGAAGAATCTTTTATTAAATCATATAATTATTATTTAAATAAGATGAAACATCGATAAATCGCAAAATAACCCCAATAAAAAAGGGCGAGCCGAAGCTCACCCTTTTTGCATAACTGAATAACGTCAGAATTACATGATTGGCAGAGACAGAGTCACCACAACATTCACTTCGTCATCTACAGCGCCATCATTGTCATCAATGATTTTGCCTACAGTGAACGAGAGCTTATCGTTGTACTTGTAGGTTGCATCAATGTGGGAAATACCATCTACAACACCTACATCATCCATATGCTGGCCGTATTTGAAGCCAAATTTTTCAAAGTTCAGTTCAGCAGTTACATAACTGTAATCTTCATCAGCCAAAGGAGCATGATCAGCAACTACCGCATCATAATAAGTAACTTTAAATGGACCGTAACCGATGAACGGGATTACTTCTACATATTCACCAGGCTTAACCGCAGAAGGGGCGCCTTCTTCGGTTTCTTCACCCAAGGTAGGGTAAACGTAAGATACAACGCTCACACCATAAGAAAAGTCACCAGCACTACCTGAATAACCAACATAGATGTCATATTCCGTACCGCCAAGACCATCGACAGAAGCATCGTCACCAGAAGAGGTCCATAATCCGGCAATAAAACCATTGCTGCTGACATTGATGTCACCAATCAACGCAGCACCACCACCCAAATCAAAACCACGCCAGTAATACATGTTGGAAGCACCAACAGAGGCAGCAACTTCAGCAGCGTGAACGGCTGGCACAGAAAAACCTGCCATTGCAGAAAGAGCGATTGCACCAGCAACTAACTTTTGTTTCATTTTCATGAGTTCTTCCTCTAATTAATGGTCTTTTAAATTGTCTTTTAATGCAGCTATTGATAATTCACACTAGCCTGACCTGACTATTGCAGATACCACGCCAATTTTATTTTTTTTATAAAAATCAAAAAGTTAGCCATTGAATACAAGATTGAATACCAAAAACGAAACAAGCCTTAGCACCAAAATAGTGCGCACAATGCGAGCGTTTTTGCTGTGTACGCACCAATAACTATCACTTATAACGAATTACATCCTCGCGCGACTTTTCCAGCAGGATTTGCGCGTCAATTTGATCGTCAGCGGCTGGCGCCCGCAAATAACGCAACAATGCTGCACTCAGTGCAAGCCGCCACTCACGTACCGACCAGGGCGAATACAACAAGAGGGCGATAAGTACTATGCCCACCCCAATTAACGTGGTTAAAGGCAGCGCCTCATCGGCCAGTTGTTTACCTATCACTATGGCCAGCACCGGTGTCATTAAAGTGATGAGCGATACTGCGCTCGCCGATAGCCGCTGCAAAATAAAAAAGAACATCACAGCTCCCAGTAGCGACCCTACAATCGCCAAATAAACAATGGCACCGGCAGATTTCAGTGATACCTGCGTCGGCAAGCTGCCGTCCATCCACCACCAGCTGAGCAATAATCCCGGCAATGCAAACAGCAACGCGCCGGTTGCCTGCTGAAAAGGGGATGCCTGCAGCTGAGTATCACCACTTAATTTTTTGACCCATACACTGCTGAAACTAAACAGCACGCAGGACAACAAAATCCCCACCACACCGTAAATTGAATCGGCATCCAAACGTATTTGCTGATAAAAAATCACCAGCAGACCACTAATCGCCAACAACAGTGCGAGCACACGTTTAATGCCAAACGGATTTTGTTTTAAAAGGATCAGCGTCATCACACCAGTAGCAAACGGTGACAACGCAAAAATAACGGCAACCAAACCAGAAGGGATAAATTGTGCCGCCCAATACACCAACGGCATATTCGGAAAAATCCCCAGCGAAGCGGCAAAATAAATATTGCGCTGCTTCCAGTAAGCTTGAAGCGATTGACGCAAGAGTGCATGAATAAATAGTGCAAGAGCCAGGGCCAATAACATGCGCGCAGTAGCCGCCGCGACAAAACTCAGGCTATCGCTACTCCATTGGATTGCAAGAGGTGTGGTAGCCCAAATGAGCACCACCGAAAAATAAGCAAAAAATACGGCCACGGCATAACTCCTTATTGCCCTATGAGCAACATATTGGTAATTCGCCGCAGCACAACGTCAGCAATGATTGCTGATTAAAAACTGAAACCCGGAAAACAAAAAGGCCGCAGTTTTTTATGCTGCGGCCTTTGTTTATAACGATTATTCAACTAATCAACAAATTCCGCCAAGCAACGCGCCATGACCACGGCCCAAAAAATTGGTCGTAGTGCGGCGACGTGCTTGATGGAATTCATTTGGTACATAATTAATTGATCTAAGGTTATAAGGATTTGTAAAACTAAAGCGAGGTTAATTTAATTTCTGTTCAGCCACAAGTCATTTTTGCATTTTTTTTATCCAATTAATTACCCTATACTCATGCCCTGATTTTTCATGAAAAGATGTAATGACAAAAAGCGATGAAAACATATCTGGTTGGCGGCGCAGTCCGCGATAAATTATTAGGCCGCACCGTTACCGAAAAAGATTGGGTAGTAGTCGGCAGCAGCCCCGAGCAAATGATCGCCCGTGGCTTTATGCCTGTGGGGCAGGACTTCCCGGTATTCCTGCATCCGCACACCAAAGAGGAATATGCACTCGCCCGCACCGAACGCAAAACCGGCAAGGGTTATGGCGGCTTTAGTTTTTACTGCGGTAAGGAAGTCACACTGGAAGACGATCTGATTCGCCGCGACCTCACCATTAATGCTATGGCACAAGATGAGTGCGGCCACATCATTGATCCCTACAACGGTCAGCAAGATCTCGCTGACAAATTATTGCGCCATGTATCCCACGCGTTTGCCGAAGACCCGGTGCGCATTTTGCGTATCGCCCGTTTTGCCGCGCGCTACTATGACTTGGGATTTCGTGTTGCCACAGAAACAATTGCGCTCATGCAAACCATGGTTGCCAATGGCGAGGTGGATCATTTGGTTGCCGAGCGGGTATGGAAAGAAACGGAGCGCGCCCTGGGTGAAAACAACCCGGAAATTTTTATTGAGGTGTTGCGCGACTGCAATGCGCTAGCGCGTCTATTTCCTGAAATTGATGCGCTGTTTGGTGTACCGCAAACCGCCGTTCATCACCCTGAAATAGATACCGGTATTCATACCCTGATGAGCCTGCAACAAGCCGTAAAACTAGGTGGCAATACCTGCGTCCGCTTTGCAACACTGCTGCACGATTTAGGCAAGGCCGCAACACCGCCAGAAGAATGGCCGCGCCATATTGCTCATGAAGATCGCAGTTTGCCGCTAGTAAAAAAACTATGCGCACGTTTGGCGGCCCCCAAAGAATTCAAAGAATTAGCACTCATCACCGCGCAGTGGCATACACACTGTCATCGCGCCCTTGAACTCAAACCGTCAACCGTTTTAAAAGTATTGCATGCAACTGATGCCCTGCGCAGGCCAGAACGCTTTGAGCAATTTTTATTGTGCTGTGAAGCCGATGCGCGCGGACGCACGGGCTTTGAATTACGCGAGTACCCACAGGCCGATTATTTTCGCCGATGCTTACAGGCTACAAAAAATGTAGATATCGCCGCAGTTCAAGCACAGGGGTTAAGCGGCCCTGCATTTGGTGAGGCGCTCGATAAGCAACGACTTGCACTCATCACTGCATTAAAAAATACATGACAACAACTCACATAGTCCGGCAGGAATAGCCTTATGTCTCATAACACTAAAGTTGCATTGGTAACCGGCTCAGCAAAACGCATAGGTGCAGAAATAGCGCGCCATTTGCATGTTGCCAATTTTAATCTGGTGATTCACTACCATCACTCAGCAGCCGATGCGCTAGCACTGGTGGATGAGCTCAATAATATCCGTACAAATTCGGCTGTCGCAGTTAAAGCCGATTTAAATAATCACGAACAACTTATCGCGCTGGCAAAACAGGCAAGCGAGAAATGGCAAGGCATTCATCTGCTGGTCAATAACGCTTCCAGTTTTTATCCCACACCTTTTGGGAAAGCCGGTGGTGATGACTGGGATAATTTGATTGGCTCCAATTTAAAAGCCCCCTATTTTCTCGCCCAGGCACTGGCACCACAACTCACGGCAGCGGCGGGCTGTATTATTAATATTGCCGATATTTATGCCGAAAAGCCGCTGCGCAATCACAGTATCTATTCTATTGCCAAGGCTGGAAATTTAATGCTAACCAAAAGTCTGGCGCAGGAACTTGCGCCGCGCGTGCGTGTAAATGGTATTGCACCAGGCGCCATACTATGGCCAGAACAGGAAAACAAATTATCCGATGAGGATAAAGAAAAAATGCTGTGTAAAATTCCGCTGCAGCAGCGCGGGCAGGCACAGGATATCGCCAAAGCAATTTTATTTTTAGTGAATGACGCGCCCTATGTTACCGGTCAGATACTGGCGGTCGATGGCGGTCGCTCACTCACAATTTAACTCAAAGAAACGCAGGAACGTATAATGATCAGAGCACAATTACTTTTGGCGACTGGTGAGTGGCTGACAGGCGGCGATGAATTGGTGCAACGCTGGCGCGAGAATGTTAATAGTTTTATTTGGGTAGATTTACTGGGTGAGGAAGCGCCCATCGAAAAAAACTTTTTACTGTCTATGGGGTGTCATCCGCTCGCTATCGAAGACGTGCAGCGCTTTCGTCACCCACCAAAAACTGAAACCTTTGACAATTACACGCTCATTTTATATCGCGGCATTACCGAATTTAATAAAGACCTGACCATCCAGCAAATGACTATCGCATTATTTGCAGGTGAACGCTGCCTCATCAGTTGTCATCCGCGCCATTCCATGGGCATTAATCATTATTGGGAAAATGCGCAGACTGAAAATTTATTGGTTAGCCCCGGCTTGTTGGCATCGCGCATTATGCGTTTTTCTGTTGGCCGCTACTTGGAAGCAATTCTGGCTTTTGAACCCTCGCTTACTGAACTTGAAGACTCCATGCAGGAAAAGCCCAATGATGAAGTGATGCGTGAACTGATTGCTTACCAAGCGCGCCTGCGCAAACTAAAACGAATTTTTAGCTACCACGAAAAGCTAGTCACTAATTTATTACAAGATATTCCCCAACAACTCATCGAAGAAGATGGCGATATAGAACACGCGCTACAAGATTTATTTGAGCGCTGCGAGCGGCTACATGGTTTGTGCACTATGTACTATGAAATTTGCGGGGATTTAATCAACGGCTATTTATCAATCAGCTCACATCAATTGAACAGCACCATGCGCGTACTCACGGTGATCACGGCAATTTTTGTCCCGCTGACATTTATCGCCGGCATCTACGGCATGAACTTTGAAAATATGCCAGAACTGCGCGAACCCAATGGCTATTTTTATACACTTGGCGCCATGCTGGTAATTGCTGCCGGTTTCGGTGGAATTGCTTATAAGAAATGGCTCTAGGCAAGCATACCTAATGCTGGGTCGAAATTTTTCTGCCTTGCCACTCAAAATCAATTGCCCATAAGGATTGGGAGCTTTGATCATAGGCCTGCCACAACTCAGCATAGGTTTTTTGTAGCTGCGGATGACGTATCTGCGGTGCAATTTCAGCCAAAGGCAAAAGCACAAACGCATTTTTGGTGATTTCGGCGCGCGGCAATTCAATTCCACTTTCCACGCCGACAAAATCGCCGTAAGTCAAAATATCGATATCCAAAGTGCGCGGGCTGAATTTCGGGCCGCTACGCTTGCGGCCATTCTCATCTTCAATTCGTTTCAATACATCAGATAGTTCGGCAATCCCGAGGCGAGTCTGCGCGCCCACTACAAGGTTAAAAAAATTACGCCCATCAAAGCCAATGGATTTACTTTCATAGACTGATGATATGGTTAAGTCGCCCAACAAATTTGCCAACGCATCCAGTGCCAACGTAATGTGTTTGTAGCGCTCAACATTACTGCCCAAGCTTAAATAAATTGCCGTCATTGCGGGCGCTCTCCCGGTTTTTCCCCGCGCTCAATAATCAGCCCAACATCGCGCGCACCACGCACCGCTCCGGGTTTACTTAAACGCAAACGCAGCCAGGGCACATCAAACTCGCTGCGAATCACCTGCGCAATTTCTTCTGCCAGCGTTTCCACCAGCAGTGCATTGCGGTTTTCCACGTAAGCAATTAATCGCTTGGAAACCGCCTTGTAATTGAGCGCAAATTGAATGTCATCGGTGGCGGCAGCCTTGCGAATATCGCTCGCCATTTCCAAATCGATACTCACGGTCTGGCGCACTTCGCGCTCCCAATCGTAAATCCCGATAATAGTGTCGATACGTAAATCGCGAATGTAGACAATATC
Coding sequences within it:
- a CDS encoding DegV family protein, producing MTARTCIAVDSTCDLPAKFIQQHNIEVLPIYINHAKGQELDYRDPQTMLNFYKNHSRDVYGLAQSDPLSVNDMTDILKQRLLPKYDLVQVVTINSKKSDVFKRVSEAALVNEPKFRELERNEGRAPFRIRLYDSMSMFTGHALLVYELVKRIQVDKLPLNKSIREIDNMRDQVYGYLIPNDLSYMRERRHLRKGDNNISWVNFKLASALNLRPIVQLHRGNTDKIDTGKGFLGALEKLLVHVKKQIQQGLTSDVIAMSYGGLLEEIKDEPVLVEFREFCKQSNIKTMLSMMSMTGAVNVGPKSFALSFATDKDLV
- a CDS encoding calcium/sodium antiporter; translation: MIHLFWLFVGLVLLTVGGEALVRGALAAARRLGVSPLLAGLVIVGFGTSAPELVVSVQAAISGSPAIALGNVVGSNIANILLILGISAVIMPLVTHIKSLRRDGLTMLFATLLFMGLASFGGLGRLEGILMLGFLTAYLVWAYRTEREDTSSPEAQLHQAESEEIEVVPMTIPMTLLATIGGLAMLIVGANRFLLGAVGLGQELGVPEAIIGLTVVAVGTSLPELAVSIIAAIRKHADVAVGNIIGSNIFNILCILGVSSIISPLPLEGRLLNIDQFVMLAAAVILLLFLFFGLRLSRLKGAILLAGYVTYIAAMFGLQS
- the galE gene encoding UDP-glucose 4-epimerase GalE, which translates into the protein MSRTPILVTGGAGFIGSHVCVELINHGYLPVVVDNLCNSKFEALKRVATIAGVEPVFYEVDINDKEAMRKVFAAHSFAAVMHFAGLKAVGESNQIPMKYYRYNVAGSLSLTEVMEEFKVWKLIFSSSATVYGDPVSVPIDESFATSATNPYGRSKLMVEEMMQDIAKAPKSQWNISLLRYFNPVGAHESGMIGEDPAGIPNNLLPFVAQVAIGKLKELSVFGDDYSTVDGTGVRDYIHVVDLAKGHVAALQGLDKSGVGCRAYNLGTGRGYSVLEMVKAFEVASGRPVPYKIVPRRAGDIASCYADPVKAKSELGWTAEFGLERMMQDAWRWQSKNPNGYDS
- a CDS encoding DMT family transporter, with translation MAVFFAYFSVVLIWATTPLAIQWSSDSLSFVAAATARMLLALALALFIHALLRQSLQAYWKQRNIYFAASLGIFPNMPLVYWAAQFIPSGLVAVIFALSPFATGVMTLILLKQNPFGIKRVLALLLAISGLLVIFYQQIRLDADSIYGVVGILLSCVLFSFSSVWVKKLSGDTQLQASPFQQATGALLFALPGLLLSWWWMDGSLPTQVSLKSAGAIVYLAIVGSLLGAVMFFFILQRLSASAVSLITLMTPVLAIVIGKQLADEALPLTTLIGVGIVLIALLLYSPWSVREWRLALSAALLRYLRAPAADDQIDAQILLEKSREDVIRYK
- a CDS encoding multifunctional CCA addition/repair protein — translated: MKTYLVGGAVRDKLLGRTVTEKDWVVVGSSPEQMIARGFMPVGQDFPVFLHPHTKEEYALARTERKTGKGYGGFSFYCGKEVTLEDDLIRRDLTINAMAQDECGHIIDPYNGQQDLADKLLRHVSHAFAEDPVRILRIARFAARYYDLGFRVATETIALMQTMVANGEVDHLVAERVWKETERALGENNPEIFIEVLRDCNALARLFPEIDALFGVPQTAVHHPEIDTGIHTLMSLQQAVKLGGNTCVRFATLLHDLGKAATPPEEWPRHIAHEDRSLPLVKKLCARLAAPKEFKELALITAQWHTHCHRALELKPSTVLKVLHATDALRRPERFEQFLLCCEADARGRTGFELREYPQADYFRRCLQATKNVDIAAVQAQGLSGPAFGEALDKQRLALITALKNT
- a CDS encoding pteridine reductase, with translation MSHNTKVALVTGSAKRIGAEIARHLHVANFNLVIHYHHSAADALALVDELNNIRTNSAVAVKADLNNHEQLIALAKQASEKWQGIHLLVNNASSFYPTPFGKAGGDDWDNLIGSNLKAPYFLAQALAPQLTAAAGCIINIADIYAEKPLRNHSIYSIAKAGNLMLTKSLAQELAPRVRVNGIAPGAILWPEQENKLSDEDKEKMLCKIPLQQRGQAQDIAKAILFLVNDAPYVTGQILAVDGGRSLTI
- a CDS encoding magnesium transporter CorA family protein — translated: MIRAQLLLATGEWLTGGDELVQRWRENVNSFIWVDLLGEEAPIEKNFLLSMGCHPLAIEDVQRFRHPPKTETFDNYTLILYRGITEFNKDLTIQQMTIALFAGERCLISCHPRHSMGINHYWENAQTENLLVSPGLLASRIMRFSVGRYLEAILAFEPSLTELEDSMQEKPNDEVMRELIAYQARLRKLKRIFSYHEKLVTNLLQDIPQQLIEEDGDIEHALQDLFERCERLHGLCTMYYEICGDLINGYLSISSHQLNSTMRVLTVITAIFVPLTFIAGIYGMNFENMPELREPNGYFYTLGAMLVIAAGFGGIAYKKWL
- the folK gene encoding 2-amino-4-hydroxy-6-hydroxymethyldihydropteridine diphosphokinase encodes the protein MTAIYLSLGSNVERYKHITLALDALANLLGDLTISSVYESKSIGFDGRNFFNLVVGAQTRLGIAELSDVLKRIEDENGRKRSGPKFSPRTLDIDILTYGDFVGVESGIELPRAEITKNAFVLLPLAEIAPQIRHPQLQKTYAELWQAYDQSSQSLWAIDFEWQGRKISTQH
- the folB gene encoding dihydroneopterin aldolase produces the protein MDIVYIRDLRIDTIIGIYDWEREVRQTVSIDLEMASDIRKAAATDDIQFALNYKAVSKRLIAYVENRNALLVETLAEEIAQVIRSEFDVPWLRLRLSKPGAVRGARDVGLIIERGEKPGERPQ